The proteins below come from a single Candidatus Paceibacterota bacterium genomic window:
- the pstA gene encoding phosphate ABC transporter permease PstA: MKIKNITSESIYFSIFHAMTLIGIGLLILTLILLLLSGYSVIDQDFLTRNWQHRDITQGGIFPAILGSLYLGLGVIVISFPLGISTAIFLTEYSKNNLLNRIIQLAIRNLSGVPSVVYGLFGLVVFVNILSFGSSLLSGVLTLSLMTIPWIITASVESFQSVPQKFREASLALGATQWQTIRKVVLPSAITGCITGGIIGVARALGETAPLIMVGATFYLSKLPSSPLDKFMALPYHTFILATQHSSPYANSYAAGTAFVLIMLTFLLSLGAIILRFHFRSKKDW, from the coding sequence ATGAAAATAAAAAACATTACATCGGAGTCAATATATTTTTCTATATTTCACGCCATGACACTTATAGGAATAGGGTTGCTCATTTTGACTCTGATTCTGCTGCTTTTGTCCGGATACTCCGTGATCGATCAGGATTTTCTGACAAGGAACTGGCAGCATAGGGACATTACCCAAGGGGGCATATTTCCTGCTATTTTGGGATCTTTATATTTGGGACTTGGCGTAATAGTGATAAGTTTTCCCCTGGGAATAAGTACTGCGATATTCCTTACCGAATATTCGAAAAATAATCTATTGAACAGAATAATTCAGCTGGCTATCAGAAACCTGTCCGGCGTGCCCTCTGTAGTATACGGCCTGTTTGGACTCGTGGTTTTTGTAAACATTTTATCCTTCGGCTCTTCTCTCCTTTCGGGGGTTTTAACGTTATCACTCATGACCATACCGTGGATCATTACGGCTTCAGTGGAGTCTTTCCAATCCGTACCGCAAAAATTCCGCGAAGCAAGCCTTGCGCTCGGAGCAACCCAATGGCAAACGATCAGAAAAGTAGTGCTTCCATCAGCTATTACCGGATGCATAACCGGAGGAATTATAGGCGTAGCTCGAGCGCTTGGTGAAACAGCTCCGCTTATTATGGTCGGAGCTACTTTTTATCTTTCAAAGCTTCCTTCTTCTCCCCTTGATAAATTTATGGCTCTTCCTTATCATACATTCATTTTAGCAACCCAGCATTCCAGTCCGTATGCCAATAGTTATGCGGCGGGCACGGCATTCGTATTGATAATGCTGACTTTTTTGTTGAGTTTGGGCGCGATCATTCTGCGCTTTCATTTTAGAAGTAAAAAAGATTGGTAA
- a CDS encoding phosphate ABC transporter ATP-binding protein, whose translation MHKTVISVRSLNIWYSDFHAIKNVNMDLPENQITALIGASGSGKSTFLRSLNRMLDIIPSAKIEGDVIFKGENILDQDSDVVSLRRKIGMVFQNSTPFPKSIFENIAYGLELQGIKKESRGFWKMFSNQKYDSLELEKSSHPLDKAVVKSLKEAALWKEVKDRLHQSAFRLSGGQQQRLCIARSLAVKPEVLLLDEPCSELDPISTRKIEELLTLLKEKYTIVIVTHNLYQAKRISDHVGFFHMGELMEFGSAKDIFEHPNQPITKEYVCGGFG comes from the coding sequence ATGCACAAAACAGTCATTTCAGTTCGCAGTCTTAATATCTGGTACAGTGATTTTCATGCAATCAAAAATGTCAATATGGATCTTCCTGAAAATCAAATAACTGCTCTCATCGGAGCGTCTGGCAGTGGAAAATCAACATTCTTACGATCCCTGAACAGGATGCTCGATATCATCCCTAGCGCGAAAATAGAAGGGGATGTGATTTTTAAGGGAGAAAATATTCTTGATCAGGATTCTGATGTAGTCTCACTGCGCAGAAAAATCGGCATGGTATTCCAAAATTCAACGCCTTTTCCTAAGTCAATTTTTGAAAATATCGCGTATGGCCTTGAATTACAGGGTATCAAAAAAGAATCCCGCGGATTTTGGAAAATGTTCAGTAATCAGAAATATGACTCACTTGAACTGGAAAAAAGCAGCCATCCTCTGGACAAAGCAGTTGTTAAGAGCCTTAAGGAGGCAGCGCTTTGGAAAGAAGTCAAGGACAGACTGCATCAGTCGGCATTCCGGTTATCCGGCGGACAGCAGCAGCGTCTATGCATCGCCAGGTCCTTGGCAGTGAAACCGGAAGTGTTGTTATTGGACGAACCTTGCTCGGAGCTTGACCCTATCTCAACCAGAAAAATCGAGGAGCTTCTCACTTTATTGAAAGAGAAATATACTATTGTCATCGTTACCCATAATCTATATCAAGCAAAACGAATTTCGGATCATGTCGGTTTTTTTCACATGGGAGAATTGATGGAGTTTGGAAGTGCTAAAGATATTTTTGAACATCCTAATCAACCCATTACAAAGGAATATGTATGCGGAGGTTTTGGATGA
- a CDS encoding sigma-70 family RNA polymerase sigma factor: MEKITEYNTKLLMNLAKNGDSEAFEAVYCRYFTPIYRYILCGVRNREIAEDIAQTVFLKAFKMIENYKDNGSDPAPYFYTIAKNAVIDHWKKKKDILYGDDPERVNTISDVSKNPLEKIEDNEKAQELMECVGKLSEDQKEIITLKFICDLSNREISAYTGKNEDAIRQLQCRALRSLKNILKTTHENK; the protein is encoded by the coding sequence ATGGAAAAAATCACAGAATACAACACGAAGCTTTTGATGAATTTGGCAAAAAATGGCGACAGTGAAGCATTTGAAGCCGTTTATTGCAGATATTTTACACCCATATACAGATACATCCTGTGCGGCGTCAGAAACAGGGAGATCGCAGAAGACATAGCTCAAACGGTATTCCTGAAAGCATTCAAGATGATAGAGAACTACAAAGACAACGGATCTGATCCTGCGCCATACTTTTACACAATTGCGAAAAATGCGGTTATCGACCACTGGAAAAAGAAAAAAGACATTCTTTACGGCGACGATCCGGAAAGAGTAAACACTATTTCCGATGTTTCGAAAAACCCCCTTGAAAAGATCGAGGACAACGAAAAGGCGCAAGAACTGATGGAATGCGTTGGAAAACTGTCCGAAGACCAAAAAGAGATCATTACCCTGAAATTCATTTGCGATCTTTCTAATCGCGAGATATCCGCTTATACGGGAAAAAACGAAGATGCCATAAGACAGCTTCAATGCAGAGCTCTGAGGTCGCTAAAAAATATATTAAAAACAACGCATGAAAATAAATAA